A stretch of the Cyprinus carpio isolate SPL01 chromosome B4, ASM1834038v1, whole genome shotgun sequence genome encodes the following:
- the LOC109081550 gene encoding POU domain, class 3, transcription factor 2-like, translating into MATAASNHYSILTSSSEHGSMQQTPPPQAYRDAHSLLQSEYTTLHSSGSTLGHAHQWLTAALSHGGEGSPWPASPLGEQDIKPVEELQHSPRQAHLVQQGQQHHEAGAWRATTMPSMSTTNGQSLIYSQSGYGEPGMHHEEHHSPHLSEHGHPQSLHSDEDTPTSDDLEQFAKLFKQRRIKLGFTQADVGLALGTLYGNVFSQTTICRFEALQLSFKNMCKLKPLLNKWLEEADSTSGSPTSLDKIAAQGRKRKKRTSIEVSVKGALESHFLKCPKPGASEINSLADSLQLEKEVVRVWFCNRRQKEKRMTPQNGPMAGNEDVYGDASPHHGAQTPVP; encoded by the coding sequence ATGGCGACCGCGGCGTCCAACCACTACAGCATCCTCACGTCCAGCTCGGAGCACGGCAGCATGCAGCAGACGCCGCCACCGCAAGCCTACAGAGACGCGCACAGCCTTCTGCAGAGCGAATACACCACCCTGCATAGCAGCGGCAGCACGCTTGGCCATGCGCACCAGTGGTTGACGGCAGCGCTGTCTCACGGGGGAGAGGGGTCACCGTGGCCCGCTAGCCCGCTGGGCGAGCAGGACATTAAGCCGGTGGAGGAGCTGCAGCATTCGCCGCGGCAGGCACATCTGGTGCAGCAGGGCCAGCAGCATCACGAGGCAGGCGCTTGGCGCGCCACCACCATGCCGAGCATGAGCACCACCAACGGGCAGAGCTTGATCTACTCTCAGTCCGGGTACGGCGAGCCGGGGATGCACCACGAGGAGCACCACAGCCCACATCTGAGCGAGCACGGCCATCCGCAGAGCCTGCACTCAGACGAGGACACGCCGACCTCAGACGACCTGGAGCAGTTCGCCAAGCTGTTCAAGCAGCGCCGGATCAAGCTGGGTTTTACGCAGGCGGACGTGGGGCTCGCGCTGGGCACGCTCTACGGCAACGTCTTCTCCCAGACCACTATCTGCAGGTTCGAGGCGCTCCAGCTAAGCTTCAAGAACATGTGCAAACTCAAGCCCCTGCTGAACAAATGGCTGGAGGAGGCGGACTCCACCTCGGGAAGCCCGACCAGCCTGGATAAGATCGCGGCGCAGGGGAGAAAGAGGAAAAAGCGGACCTCTATCGAGGTGAGTGTCAAAGGGGCCCTGGAGAGCCATTTCCTCAAGTGCCCCAAACCCGGCGCGTCGGAGATCAACTCGCTGGCGGACAGCCTGCAGCTGGAGAAGGAGGTGGTTCGGGTTTGGTTCTGCAACCGGCGACAAAAGGAGAAGCGAATGACGCCCCAAAACGGACCGATGGCCGGGAACGAGGATGTGTACGGGGACGCATCGCCTCACCACGGCGCGCAGACACCTGTTCCGTGA
- the faxca gene encoding failed axon connections homolog: MYWRIGFAWSRSCALELGLNKSFSLGLSGSGEHLSLYGYIIAYPLQEYGGIMSALGFDSWWRKTLYITGGALLAAAAYLLHELLVIRKEQELDSEDAIILHQFARPKTGVPSLSPFCLKIETYLRMADLPYQNYFDGKLSPQGKMPWIAYNKEQVFGTEFIIDFLEEKLGVNLNSSLSPQEKAISRAITKMVEEHFYWTIAYCQWVDNVEETQKMLATTGPLSDLLSWILSQVTGSIVKREMYGHGIGRFSKEEVYSLMEKDMRTLATFLGNKKYLMGPKLSTVDAAVFGHLAQAMWTLPGTRPEQLIKGEFINLAMYCERIRRKFWPEWFVDVDDLYYDGLSEEPDSPSQLPDLGLYSRSGSFQEQESALSHHDTPSPDSDATGHSLFDSDMDTECSEMEQLK; the protein is encoded by the exons ATGTACTGGCGCATCGGCTTCGCCTGGAGCCGCTCCTGCGCGCTTGAGCTGGGCCTGAACAAGAGCTTCTCGCTCGGCTTGAGCGGCTCCGGGGAGCATCTGTCGCTGTATGGGTACATCATTGCCTACCCGCTTCAGGAGTACGGAGGGATCATGTCTGCGTTAGGATTTGACTCCTGGTGGAGAAAAACGCTCTACATCACCGGGGGCGCGCTGCTCGCCGCCGCTGCCTATTTACTACACGAGCTGCTTGTCATtag GAAGGAACAGGAGTTGGACTCTGAAGACGCCATCATTCTTCACCAGTTTGCCCGGCCCAAAACTGGAGTCCCTAGCCTGTCCCCCTTTTGCCTGAAGATAGAAACGTACCTGCGGATGGCGGACCTGCCCTACCAG AATTATTTCGATGGGAAGTTGTCTCCTCAAGGGAAGATGCCGTGGATCGCATATAATAAGGAGCAGGTGTTCGGGACAGAGTTCATCATCGACTTCCTGGAGGAGAAGCTCGGCGTGAACCTCAACTCCAGCCTGAGTCCTCAGGAGAAAGCAATCTCACGCGCCATCACCAAAATGGTGGAGGAGCACTTCTACTG GACGATAGCATACTGTCAATGGGTGGACAATGTGGAGGAGACGCAGAAGATGTTAGCCACAACCGGGCCTCTGAGTGACCTGCTCAGTTGGATCTTGAGTCAGGTGACCGGCAGCATTGTGAAGAGAGAGATGTACGGCCACGGGATCGGACGCTTCTCCAAAGAGGAGGTTTATTCTCTGATGGAGAAAGACATGCGCACCCTTGCCACATTCCTCG GCAATAAAAAGTATCTAATGGGCCCGAAGCTCTCCACAGTAGACGCTGCTGTATTTGGTCATCTCGCTCAGGCCATGTGGACTCTCCCAGGAACACGTCCGGAGCAGTTAATCAAAG GCGAGTTCATCAACCTGGCCATGTACTGTGAGCGAATCCGTCGGAAATTCTGGCCAGAGTGGTTTGTGGACGTCGACGACCTTTACTACGACGGACTGAGCGAGGAGCCGGATTCTCCTTCCCAGCTTCCAGATTTGGGTCTGTACTCACGCAGTGGCAGCTTCCAGGAGCAGGAGAGCGCTCTGTCACACCATGACACGCCGTCACCGGACAGCGACGCCACCGGACACTCTCTGTTCGACTCGGACATGGACACCGAATGCTCGGAAATGGAGCAGTTGAAGTGA